The following proteins come from a genomic window of Coffea arabica cultivar ET-39 chromosome 11c, Coffea Arabica ET-39 HiFi, whole genome shotgun sequence:
- the LOC113719591 gene encoding cysteine-rich receptor-like protein kinase 3 isoform X2 → MGLCKTQILRCLPFQRLTRGGRLFYDGCYLRYDDYMFFNESLDAEDKTVCGVNDFGGNQSLFKANVAQLVRNMSVEAPKTDGFFKGFVNRGNLTVYGLAQCWEFVNGTSCEKCLKDSVSRIGSCPPKDEGRVLNAGCYLRYSTKKFYDNSSTTAPSGNGGGSRRVAIILAATFSAVAFLLILAFISFFAKKRVMKQKREKKQLGALLQTVNKSRLNISYETLERATDYFNNANKLGQGGSGSVYKGVLPNGQAVAVKRLFFNTTQWVDHFFNEVNLISGIQHKNLVQLLGCSITGPESLLVYEYVPNGSLHDHIFVKKNVQPLSWEDRYKIILGTAEGLAFLHEESKLRIIHRDIKLSNILVDESFTPKIADFGLARLFPEDKTHISTAIAGTLGYMAPEYVVRGKLTEKADVYSFGVLVIEVICGKRNNNAVSQNSFSVLQKAWKLYGTGKLGEAVEASLQGNFIIEEASRLLQIGLLCVQASAELRPSMSVVVKMLNNQHEIAQPTQPPFLNCSSSDISPLNRSGTPYFQSDSYTQSSGNDMTDSFIEAR, encoded by the exons ATGGGACTG TGCAAGACACAGATTCTTAGGTGCCTCCCTTTCCAGAGGCTGACTCGTGGAGGCAGGCTTTTCTATGATGGATGTTATTTGAGGTATGATGATTATATGTTCTTCAATGAGAGTTTGGATGCAGAGGATAAGACTGTTTGCGGGGTGAATGATTTTGGTGGGAATCAGAGTTTGTTTAAAGCTAATGTTGCACAACTGGTGAGGAATATGAGTGTGGAGGCGCCTAAAACTGATGGTTTCTTTAAAGGATTTGTGAATAGAGGGAACTTGACAGTTTATGGATTGGCTCAGTGTTGGGAGTTTGTTAATGGAACTTCTTGCGAAAAATGTTTGAAAGATTCTGTCTCTAGGATTGGTTCTTGTCCTCCTAAGGATGAAGGGAGAGTGTTAAATGCTGGTTGTTATCTCAGGTACTCAACGAAGAAGTTCTATGACAATTCCTCAACCACTGCTCCTTCCGGAAATGGAG GAGGATCTCGCCGAGTGGCTATTATTCTTGCTGCAACATTTTCTGCTGTTGCTTTTTTGCTAATATTAGCATTCATCTCATTCTTTGCAAAGAAGAGAGTTATGAAACAGAAAAGAG AAAAGAAGCAACTAGGTGCTCTTTTGCAGACGGTTAACAAGTCCAGGctcaacatttcttatgaaacaCTCGAGAGGGCAACAGACTACTTTAACAATGCCAATAAATTGGGTCAAGGTGGATCTGGTTCTGTTTACAAA GGTGTTCTGCCAAATGGTCAGGCTGTTGCCGTAAAGAGATTGTTCTTCAATACAACTCAATGGGTAGATCATTTCTTTAACGAGGTCAATCTGATAAGCGGCATTCAGCACAAGAATTTAGTGCAGCTGCTCGGTTGTAGCATCACAGGGCCGGAGAGCCTCCTTGTGTACGAGTATGTGCCAAATGGGAGTCTTCATGATCATATATTTG TTAAGAAGAATGTTCAGCCACTGAGCTGGGAGGATaggtacaaaattatactaGGTACAGCCGAGGGCCTGGCATTTCTTCATGAAGAATCAAAGTTGAGGATTATACACAGAGACATAAAATTGAGCAACATTCTTGTAGACGAGTCATTCACACCAAAAATAGCTGATTTTGGTCTTGCTAGATTATTCCCGGAAGACAAGACTCATATCAGTACTGCCATTGCTGGTACACT TGGCTACATGGCTCCGGAGTATGTAGTTCGTGGAAAGTTGACCGAGAAAGCAGATGTTTATAGTTTTGGAGTTCTTGTCATAGAAGTAATTTGtggaaaaagaaacaataatgcTGTCTCTCAGAATTCATTTTCTGTCCTGCAAAAG gCATGGAAGCTGTACGGAACAGGAAAACTAGGCGAAGCAGTGGAAGCATCACTGCAGGGTAATTTCATAATAGAGGAGGCATCCAGACTGCTACAAATAGGCCTGCTTTGTGTACAGGCATCTGCAGAACTCCGACCGTCCATGTCTGTTGTTGTGAAAATGCTGAACAATCAGCATGAGATTGCTCAGCCAACTCAGCCACCATTTCTCAACTGTAGCAGTTCAGATATCAGCCCCTTAAATCGCTCTGGCACTCCCTACTTTCAGTCTGATTCATATACACAATCATCTGGGAATGACATGACAGATAGTTTCATTGAGGCCAGATGA
- the LOC113719591 gene encoding cysteine-rich receptor-like protein kinase 3 isoform X3, with product MASPLLLIMLVIIFSSNIIRSLSDPRATEAALVCTNKTSSQSDRQVYVASFLAAMDAISPLVARQGYGGVVNGTGNNTVYAFGECMKDLSQTDCNLCFAQCKTQILRCLPFQRLTRGGRLFYDGCYLRYSTKKFYDNSSTTAPSGNGGGSRRVAIILAATFSAVAFLLILAFISFFAKKRVMKQKREKKQLGALLQTVNKSRLNISYETLERATDYFNNANKLGQGGSGSVYKGVLPNGQAVAVKRLFFNTTQWVDHFFNEVNLISGIQHKNLVQLLGCSITGPESLLVYEYVPNGSLHDHIFVKKNVQPLSWEDRYKIILGTAEGLAFLHEESKLRIIHRDIKLSNILVDESFTPKIADFGLARLFPEDKTHISTAIAGTLGYMAPEYVVRGKLTEKADVYSFGVLVIEVICGKRNNNAVSQNSFSVLQKAWKLYGTGKLGEAVEASLQGNFIIEEASRLLQIGLLCVQASAELRPSMSVVVKMLNNQHEIAQPTQPPFLNCSSSDISPLNRSGTPYFQSDSYTQSSGNDMTDSFIEAR from the exons ATGGCTTCTCCATTGTTATTAATTATGCTAGTAATAATATTCTCCTCCAACATAATCAGGTCTTTGTCTGATCCAAGAGCAACAGAGGCAGCTCTGGTATGCACCAACAAGACATCATCACAATCTGATCGCCAAGTTTATGTGGCAAGTTTTCTAGCGGCCATGGATGCAATCTCACCCCTGGTTGCAAGACAAGGCTATGGAGGTGTAGTCAATGGGACTGGTAATAATACAGTTTATGCTTTTGGTGAGTGCATGAAAGATTTGTCCCAGACTGATTGTAATCTTTGTTTTGCACAGTGCAAGACACAGATTCTTAGGTGCCTCCCTTTCCAGAGGCTGACTCGTGGAGGCAGGCTTTTCTATGATGGATGTTATTTGAG GTACTCAACGAAGAAGTTCTATGACAATTCCTCAACCACTGCTCCTTCCGGAAATGGAG GAGGATCTCGCCGAGTGGCTATTATTCTTGCTGCAACATTTTCTGCTGTTGCTTTTTTGCTAATATTAGCATTCATCTCATTCTTTGCAAAGAAGAGAGTTATGAAACAGAAAAGAG AAAAGAAGCAACTAGGTGCTCTTTTGCAGACGGTTAACAAGTCCAGGctcaacatttcttatgaaacaCTCGAGAGGGCAACAGACTACTTTAACAATGCCAATAAATTGGGTCAAGGTGGATCTGGTTCTGTTTACAAA GGTGTTCTGCCAAATGGTCAGGCTGTTGCCGTAAAGAGATTGTTCTTCAATACAACTCAATGGGTAGATCATTTCTTTAACGAGGTCAATCTGATAAGCGGCATTCAGCACAAGAATTTAGTGCAGCTGCTCGGTTGTAGCATCACAGGGCCGGAGAGCCTCCTTGTGTACGAGTATGTGCCAAATGGGAGTCTTCATGATCATATATTTG TTAAGAAGAATGTTCAGCCACTGAGCTGGGAGGATaggtacaaaattatactaGGTACAGCCGAGGGCCTGGCATTTCTTCATGAAGAATCAAAGTTGAGGATTATACACAGAGACATAAAATTGAGCAACATTCTTGTAGACGAGTCATTCACACCAAAAATAGCTGATTTTGGTCTTGCTAGATTATTCCCGGAAGACAAGACTCATATCAGTACTGCCATTGCTGGTACACT TGGCTACATGGCTCCGGAGTATGTAGTTCGTGGAAAGTTGACCGAGAAAGCAGATGTTTATAGTTTTGGAGTTCTTGTCATAGAAGTAATTTGtggaaaaagaaacaataatgcTGTCTCTCAGAATTCATTTTCTGTCCTGCAAAAG gCATGGAAGCTGTACGGAACAGGAAAACTAGGCGAAGCAGTGGAAGCATCACTGCAGGGTAATTTCATAATAGAGGAGGCATCCAGACTGCTACAAATAGGCCTGCTTTGTGTACAGGCATCTGCAGAACTCCGACCGTCCATGTCTGTTGTTGTGAAAATGCTGAACAATCAGCATGAGATTGCTCAGCCAACTCAGCCACCATTTCTCAACTGTAGCAGTTCAGATATCAGCCCCTTAAATCGCTCTGGCACTCCCTACTTTCAGTCTGATTCATATACACAATCATCTGGGAATGACATGACAGATAGTTTCATTGAGGCCAGATGA
- the LOC113719591 gene encoding cysteine-rich receptor-like protein kinase 3 isoform X1: MASPLLLIMLVIIFSSNIIRSLSDPRATEAALVCTNKTSSQSDRQVYVASFLAAMDAISPLVARQGYGGVVNGTGNNTVYAFGECMKDLSQTDCNLCFAQCKTQILRCLPFQRLTRGGRLFYDGCYLRYDDYMFFNESLDAEDKTVCGVNDFGGNQSLFKANVAQLVRNMSVEAPKTDGFFKGFVNRGNLTVYGLAQCWEFVNGTSCEKCLKDSVSRIGSCPPKDEGRVLNAGCYLRYSTKKFYDNSSTTAPSGNGGGSRRVAIILAATFSAVAFLLILAFISFFAKKRVMKQKREKKQLGALLQTVNKSRLNISYETLERATDYFNNANKLGQGGSGSVYKGVLPNGQAVAVKRLFFNTTQWVDHFFNEVNLISGIQHKNLVQLLGCSITGPESLLVYEYVPNGSLHDHIFVKKNVQPLSWEDRYKIILGTAEGLAFLHEESKLRIIHRDIKLSNILVDESFTPKIADFGLARLFPEDKTHISTAIAGTLGYMAPEYVVRGKLTEKADVYSFGVLVIEVICGKRNNNAVSQNSFSVLQKAWKLYGTGKLGEAVEASLQGNFIIEEASRLLQIGLLCVQASAELRPSMSVVVKMLNNQHEIAQPTQPPFLNCSSSDISPLNRSGTPYFQSDSYTQSSGNDMTDSFIEAR, translated from the exons ATGGCTTCTCCATTGTTATTAATTATGCTAGTAATAATATTCTCCTCCAACATAATCAGGTCTTTGTCTGATCCAAGAGCAACAGAGGCAGCTCTGGTATGCACCAACAAGACATCATCACAATCTGATCGCCAAGTTTATGTGGCAAGTTTTCTAGCGGCCATGGATGCAATCTCACCCCTGGTTGCAAGACAAGGCTATGGAGGTGTAGTCAATGGGACTGGTAATAATACAGTTTATGCTTTTGGTGAGTGCATGAAAGATTTGTCCCAGACTGATTGTAATCTTTGTTTTGCACAGTGCAAGACACAGATTCTTAGGTGCCTCCCTTTCCAGAGGCTGACTCGTGGAGGCAGGCTTTTCTATGATGGATGTTATTTGAGGTATGATGATTATATGTTCTTCAATGAGAGTTTGGATGCAGAGGATAAGACTGTTTGCGGGGTGAATGATTTTGGTGGGAATCAGAGTTTGTTTAAAGCTAATGTTGCACAACTGGTGAGGAATATGAGTGTGGAGGCGCCTAAAACTGATGGTTTCTTTAAAGGATTTGTGAATAGAGGGAACTTGACAGTTTATGGATTGGCTCAGTGTTGGGAGTTTGTTAATGGAACTTCTTGCGAAAAATGTTTGAAAGATTCTGTCTCTAGGATTGGTTCTTGTCCTCCTAAGGATGAAGGGAGAGTGTTAAATGCTGGTTGTTATCTCAGGTACTCAACGAAGAAGTTCTATGACAATTCCTCAACCACTGCTCCTTCCGGAAATGGAG GAGGATCTCGCCGAGTGGCTATTATTCTTGCTGCAACATTTTCTGCTGTTGCTTTTTTGCTAATATTAGCATTCATCTCATTCTTTGCAAAGAAGAGAGTTATGAAACAGAAAAGAG AAAAGAAGCAACTAGGTGCTCTTTTGCAGACGGTTAACAAGTCCAGGctcaacatttcttatgaaacaCTCGAGAGGGCAACAGACTACTTTAACAATGCCAATAAATTGGGTCAAGGTGGATCTGGTTCTGTTTACAAA GGTGTTCTGCCAAATGGTCAGGCTGTTGCCGTAAAGAGATTGTTCTTCAATACAACTCAATGGGTAGATCATTTCTTTAACGAGGTCAATCTGATAAGCGGCATTCAGCACAAGAATTTAGTGCAGCTGCTCGGTTGTAGCATCACAGGGCCGGAGAGCCTCCTTGTGTACGAGTATGTGCCAAATGGGAGTCTTCATGATCATATATTTG TTAAGAAGAATGTTCAGCCACTGAGCTGGGAGGATaggtacaaaattatactaGGTACAGCCGAGGGCCTGGCATTTCTTCATGAAGAATCAAAGTTGAGGATTATACACAGAGACATAAAATTGAGCAACATTCTTGTAGACGAGTCATTCACACCAAAAATAGCTGATTTTGGTCTTGCTAGATTATTCCCGGAAGACAAGACTCATATCAGTACTGCCATTGCTGGTACACT TGGCTACATGGCTCCGGAGTATGTAGTTCGTGGAAAGTTGACCGAGAAAGCAGATGTTTATAGTTTTGGAGTTCTTGTCATAGAAGTAATTTGtggaaaaagaaacaataatgcTGTCTCTCAGAATTCATTTTCTGTCCTGCAAAAG gCATGGAAGCTGTACGGAACAGGAAAACTAGGCGAAGCAGTGGAAGCATCACTGCAGGGTAATTTCATAATAGAGGAGGCATCCAGACTGCTACAAATAGGCCTGCTTTGTGTACAGGCATCTGCAGAACTCCGACCGTCCATGTCTGTTGTTGTGAAAATGCTGAACAATCAGCATGAGATTGCTCAGCCAACTCAGCCACCATTTCTCAACTGTAGCAGTTCAGATATCAGCCCCTTAAATCGCTCTGGCACTCCCTACTTTCAGTCTGATTCATATACACAATCATCTGGGAATGACATGACAGATAGTTTCATTGAGGCCAGATGA